The following proteins come from a genomic window of Negativicoccus succinicivorans:
- the fumC gene encoding class II fumarate hydratase yields MAYRVEHDTMGEVRVPAERKWGAQTERSFENFKIGQQMPQEIIRAFAVLKKCAAKVNADLGKLDAKKADVIETVCDEILAGQWPDEFPLVVYQTGSGTQSNMNVNEVIAHIANEKLAAEGNSLRIHPNDDVNSSQSSNDTFPTAMHIAAVVALHEKLYPALAELHRILEQKSKDFMDIVKIGRTHLQDATPLTLGQEISGWAAMLEAAEKMIKESEAHLYPLALGGTAVGTGLNAPKGFAEGVAKEIARATGYDFVSSTNKFHALTAHDQFVYSHGALEALAMNAFKIANDVRLAACGPRAGLAEITIPENEPGSSIMPGKVNPTQCEALTMVACRVHGNSATIALASAHGQFELNVYKPVLVDAYLESVRLLGEALHSFAVHCAEGLEPDRERIAKNVQNSLMLVTALAPKIGYEKAAEIAKKAHHEGTDLKSAALDLGYVIAEEYDEIVVPADMVHPK; encoded by the coding sequence GTGGCTTATCGAGTAGAGCATGACACCATGGGAGAAGTGCGAGTTCCCGCGGAACGGAAATGGGGCGCGCAAACCGAGCGTTCGTTTGAAAATTTCAAAATCGGTCAGCAAATGCCGCAGGAAATTATTCGGGCGTTTGCGGTATTGAAAAAATGCGCGGCGAAAGTGAACGCGGATCTCGGTAAATTGGACGCGAAGAAAGCGGACGTTATCGAAACCGTGTGCGATGAAATTTTAGCGGGTCAATGGCCCGATGAATTTCCGCTGGTCGTGTACCAGACAGGTTCCGGTACGCAATCCAACATGAATGTGAACGAAGTAATCGCGCATATCGCCAATGAAAAATTGGCCGCGGAAGGCAATTCGCTACGGATTCATCCGAATGATGACGTGAACAGTTCGCAGTCCTCGAACGACACGTTCCCGACCGCGATGCATATCGCCGCCGTTGTGGCACTGCACGAAAAATTGTATCCGGCGCTGGCGGAGCTGCACCGCATTTTAGAGCAAAAGAGTAAAGATTTCATGGACATTGTCAAAATCGGCCGCACGCATTTGCAAGACGCGACGCCCTTGACATTGGGCCAGGAAATTTCCGGTTGGGCGGCGATGCTGGAAGCTGCGGAAAAAATGATCAAGGAAAGCGAAGCGCATCTCTACCCCCTCGCGTTGGGCGGCACCGCCGTCGGCACGGGCCTCAATGCGCCGAAGGGGTTCGCGGAAGGCGTGGCGAAAGAAATCGCGCGCGCGACGGGCTATGATTTCGTTTCGTCCACCAATAAATTCCACGCGCTGACCGCTCATGATCAATTCGTGTACAGCCACGGCGCTTTGGAAGCGCTCGCGATGAACGCATTCAAAATCGCCAACGACGTGCGGTTGGCGGCGTGCGGACCGCGCGCCGGGTTGGCGGAAATCACGATTCCGGAAAATGAACCGGGCTCGTCGATCATGCCGGGTAAAGTGAATCCGACGCAATGCGAAGCGCTTACGATGGTGGCCTGCCGCGTTCACGGCAACAGCGCTACGATCGCGCTGGCCTCGGCGCATGGTCAGTTTGAGTTGAACGTGTATAAACCGGTACTCGTCGACGCGTATCTCGAATCCGTGCGTCTGCTGGGAGAAGCCTTGCATTCGTTTGCGGTTCATTGCGCGGAAGGTTTGGAACCAGATCGCGAACGCATTGCGAAAAACGTGCAAAACTCGCTCATGCTCGTCACGGCGCTCGCGCCGAAAATCGGTTATGAAAAAGCCGCGGAGATCGCCAAAAAAGCGCATCATGAAGGAACCGACCTCAAGAGCGCCGCGCTCGACCTCGGCTATGTCATCGCGG